A genome region from Populus alba chromosome 3, ASM523922v2, whole genome shotgun sequence includes the following:
- the LOC118038087 gene encoding sulfite exporter TauE/SafE family protein 3 has translation MGSRWWGLSLRMIGGATLIVSLGIASMVAIAEARLRKQVSSVHGISPLVEPGLLMRVLNFLWQKDLYGYTHVWPDMKFGWKIVVGTIIGFFGAAFGSVGGVGGGGIFVPMLTLIIGFDAKSSTAISKCMITGAAASTVYYNLKLRHPTLDLPIIDYDLALLFQPMLVLGISIGVAFNVIFADWMITVLLIFLFIGTSTKAFFKGVETWKKETLLKQEAARRLESNDDDNEEVEYKPLPGGPSGGGEAENRGPKKEQVSVLENVYWKELGLLFAVWCAILALEIAKNYTITCSMAYWALNLLQIPVAVGVSSYEAVSLYKGRRKIASKGETGTNWRAHQLVLYCACGVLAGIVGGLLGLGGGFILGPLFLELGIPPQVSSATATFAMTFSASMSVVEYYLLKRFPVPYALYFVAVATVAAFVGQFVVRKLINLLGRASLIIFILSFTIFVSAISLGGVGIVNMIQRIERHEYMGFDNICSYEA, from the exons ATGGGATCAAGATGGTGGGGTTTGAGTTTGAGAATGATAGGAGGAGCAACTTTGATTGTTTCTCTTGGTATAGCTTCAATGGTTGCCATAGCTGAAGCAAGACTGAGAAAACAAGTTTCAAGTGTTCACGGGATCAGCCCACTGGTTGAGCCTGGTCTTTTGATGAGAGTATTAAATTTCTTGTGGCAAAAAGATTTATATGGATACACACATGTCTGGCCG GACATGAAATTTGGCTGGAAAATTGTAGTGGGAACCATAATTGGATTTTTTGGAGCAGCATTTGGGAGCGTAGGAGGTGTTGGTGGCGGCGGTATTTTTGTTCCCATGCTTACCTTGATTATTGGGTTTGATGCAAAATCATCGACTGCTATATCAAAAT GTATGATTACAGGTGCAGCAGCTTCAACAGTATACTACAATTTAAAGCTTAGGCATCCTACATTGGATTTGCCCATTATTGACTACGACTTGGCGCTCTTATTTCAACCAATGTTGGTGTTAGGAATCAGCATTGGGGTGGCTTTCAATGTGATTTTTGCTGACTGGATGATCACGGTTTTGCTAATCTTTCTCTTCATTG GCACATCAACTAAGGCTTTCTTTAAAGGTGTGGAAACATGGAAGAAAGAAACTCTATTAAAACAG GAGGCTGCTAGGCGTTTGGAATCAAATG ATGATGACAATGAAGAAGTGGAGTACAAACCTCTTCCTGGAGGTCCAAGCGGTGGAGGAGAAGCAGAAAACAGGGGGCCTAAAAAAGAACAG GTCTCTGTTCTTGAGAACGTGTATTGGAAGGAACTTGGACTGCTCTTTGCTGTCTGGTGTGCAATCCTTGCATTGGAGATTGCCAAG AATTATACAATAACTTGTTCGATGGCATATTGGGCGCTGAATCTATTACAG atcCCTGTGGCTGTTGGTGTGTCTTCATATGAGGCAGTAAGCTTGTATAAAGGACGAAGGAAGATTGCATCCAAGGGAGAGACTGGCACAAATTGGCGAGCACACCAGCTGGTCCTATATTGTGCCTGTGGTGTATTGGCTGGTATAGTTGGTGGCTTACTTGGTCTAGGTGGAGGATTCATCTTGGGACCTCTTTTTCTGGAACTGGGAATCCCACCTCAG GTATCAAGTGCCACAGCGACCTTTGCTATGACATTTTCTGCGTCCATGTCAGTTGTAGAGTATTACCTTCTGAAACGTTTTCCAGTCCCTTATG CTCTATACTTCGTTGCTGTGGCGACTGTTGCTGCCTTCGTGGGGCAGTTTGTGGTGCGAAAGCTGATCAATTTATTAGGGAGAGCATCACTCATCATCTTCATCCTTTCCTTCACCATTTTTGTGAGCGCAATATCACTCG GTGGAGTCGGGATAGTAAACATGATTCAAAGGATTGAACGCCATGAGTACATGGGATTTGATAACATTTGTTCATATGAAGCGTAG